From the Euwallacea fornicatus isolate EFF26 chromosome 10, ASM4011564v1, whole genome shotgun sequence genome, the window TTAGAATAAGAAATTTACGCAATAGTGATGAGTTACTatgtttttgaaatgattCATGTATTCGGTCTAATAAACCAATAAAtaccaatttttaactttcattGGAGCAGATATCAAAATTCGTTAGGGACACCTActtaaactttatttgaatttcaactTGTCACTCCAATCAagagcaaatatttcaatatacaTGCGTGAAGCTTTCAAGACTCGTATTCTGTATTATTACCATATTATtgcgtttattttatttatttatttgcacaaacagcatatgtttttctttgtaaATAAGACTCAGTAGGAAAAAATGCACCCGctcaaaatgaataaattatcgCGACTATTCCGCTGCATTTTTTCCTCATTCGACGTTATAGAGGTTTGTTTATAGCAATATTTGTATTATAGtgtgattttttgaataaactcATGTAATAATATCAGACTATAATTTTTAGACGCATATATTAAGGTTTgccttaacaatttttttaaaagtacaaaaaaattattcatccaGTTTCATCTCATCTGATTTTATCTCCAGCAAACGAGGTCCGTAAAGGAGGACGTAAGCACAATGCCAATCaccttgtaaaaaaaaaaacggaaattttaaagcaatgCTCAACGACCAAAGTTTAACCTACCTCCTCcggaaagttttaaaatttcctcttCGGTGACCGGGGTGACAGTATCATCGTCACATTTGACCCATTTTTCGCCAGCTATCTTAATCCATCCAACGTAGTGACCGCTGGAAGACGATCGGCCTTTATGAGTCAAAACTGCTTGCAAGGTATAATATCCACTGTTATTGCTGCCCAAATCTGAAAATATGGCAAGTCAGGGACttacaaagtgaaaaaaaaaacataaagacGCAATATACATACCATCTTCAAACCAATAAGGCGCATAGTTCTTGACCTCTTTTTGTTTCGTATCCacttctcttttttctttcgtAGCGTCCACCAATGCGTCTTCCAATTCCTAAGCCAAAAATACTATTAATTTCAATACATGCCACATTCTAAAGAACTTCCAGCTAAAacttcacaaaaataaataagattttattgtaaattacatTTAGACACTAGAAATTTACCTTAAATTTACTCCTCGCAGGAGCTAGTTTCTCATGTAGTTCCGGAGTACACAAATCAAATGCATCAAACTCCATTGGAAACTTAACGTCTCTCAAAACTTTCGCGTTAATCGAGCCTTTTTCTTTGTAAAAAAACCTCACGAATTGTATTGTTAAATATGCCGGCAATCTGCTAATTTTTGACTGCAAACCCaacacaataataatttaaaatatctacaCAACGACTCTTACCGTCTTTGTATATACTGCGTCCCTATCTAACATTAAAGacttttttgtaatttgttcttgcattttctaaaaaaggtaaacccaataaaaaatatagaaaagaaaatggcaGAAGAGTTTCATTTACGCTTTTAAGCCCAGACTGCATGTATCTGACATCGGTAGACATAAAACAACTCAGTTGCAAAAACTGCTCTTGATTCTTCGCGGCAGGCTCTTCCGGAGCCTCATCACACTTAAGTTCCACCTCCAAAGTTCCTCCAAAATATTGATCAACGATCGACTTGAATTTCTGCTGACTAGACTCGGAATTACTCGACTTGGAAGGCAGTTTTTGCTGTAACATTCTGACCAATTCCGTCCAAAATTCATTTGCATCCTAAAAATACTCTTTaatcacttaaaaaatattcttttttaagaaaaaaattctcgtACTTGTTGTGCAAAACCACCATGCTCAGTTTTTTCTGCAAACCTAGGAAAAGCCATGTGCAACACTTGCAATAAAACTATCGGTGGAACTGTGTGCCCTTTATCCATGGTAGAGTACAGATCTCTTAAGGCAGCAGTCATTGATTGGGCAGGAATTACTCCACCGGCTACAGCAACCCCTGTTAAGTGTTTGTCTTACCATGAAAGCTcttataacaaatatttaatatgaattttggAGATCAACTGAAACAACTCAAGTACCTTCTTGGTAATTTTGCAAAGCTTCCCGCAATTCTGGCACAGTTTTCAGGCACTGAACAGTGGCATTCATGTAACACGTATTTCCTAAATTAATCAGACCAGCTGGCAAGTCAAGCTACATGAATTTGTTAATTAGAGTATTGAAATTCTTTGTTTTATAGTCTTACCGCTGTTGCTAGTTCACTCTCATTCATATCCTCCACAAAAACAGTCTTTTCAACTGGTTCCTTAGGAACGTCCTCTTCTTTACTACCAACTAGTAATACAGTTACGTTCTTGAAGAAAAGAAGAAACGATTGTAGTTAAAAACAAAGCGATGTTGGGATATAGGGTagaagttaaattaaataataaaattagagtGGGTAATAATGATCACAACTAAATTGGGAGGGTTGTATAGGGTGAAGGTACAAGGTGTCCTGAATTTTtaggataaaatattttttaactacgCATTCCATGTCAAGCATATTACATGCTTATTTAACAAAGCTGAACCAATGCCATGCCTTACTGAAACACTAAGTATTTATAAGGtgtttaagtttgttttttggcaatttttaacaaaccaAGCAAAATGTTAGCTATCAAATTTTCTGATCTAAATGAAGGTCCTttataaagacattttttgtaaGTTATACTTACAAAGTAttcaaaactaataataaactttgctcaatttttttttctttccatgAATATACATCTCTAACAGCTCATCCTCATGTTACTATTCACTGCTACTATACTATAAAAGTTATTTCCGATCCAAAACCAAAACTATAGCGTAAATGCTGTTTAGAATTAAATGAAAGATTTGGAGGGCGCCAAGAGGAAATCAGAGAGCAAAGGCGATCATGCCTGTGGTATTAATGATAAATTCCGTGATAAATTCACATGTAAGAGTTTAATACAAAATGGACATTGTTTCATGTAATGTGTGGCATGTTTAgtctttaaagaaagtgatcagaaaaaaattgaaggagaCCATTCTTAAACAATATTGTAGTAAATAACAACAATCCTCCATGGAAATCATGGAAAAGGTGAGGTAATACTTGATCTAGGTTTAAATGTGGGCCAATTAACCactaaattgattttttttacctcatgataaaataataaatcaagaGTTACCAATGTGTTAGGTGGTTTTGAATAAGTAATTgtctaattttcttttcaaaattgtttgaGTAGTCTAATCTTTACAGGAGGTCATAAGAAAGAATTTCAAAGATATCACATAGACAATAACAATTATCCTCTCTAGAAATTCTGGAAGAAGTGAATGTCAACTGATTAATTaccaatttgtttttgttttatcaaattttcattttttagaaaaagaaaCAGAGTCAAACCTTTTGGCTTGTAATTTCAAAGCTTTTAACTGTAGGGACTTTACATTTGCATAAATTATGTATTACTATATGATACAGCTGATATACAATATGATAaaatttgcaaggaaaatcTAAATTATGGACAGGCTAGGAAAGTGAAATTCTCTTTGTAAACATTATaattgaagatattttgaCTTTACATTTTGCTACATATTCTTTGCTCTCTTAAATTAAAGCATTATTGCACTtgagtttttctaaaaatgttgtttatattTCTTGTGACCTTGTAATTCAGAAGTTAAAAATCCAATAGcaatcaatattaaaatacacTTCTCTAATCATTCTTCTACATCACAAAGAATAACCATGacaaaagaattttcaaacacCCTGCCAAATAGGACAACTACTTTAATATTTCACAAACATCCGTTCAAATTACTTACATCTTTGAGCTTAAAATTGTCCCAAGAATCATTCTTCAAAGTGACCCCCTTAATCATTAGTTTCTGCCTCTCTGGAAGCACACCAGTAAGGGTGAAAATTTGACCCTTGAAAAGCTCCGGGGGCTCGTCGGTGTTTACTTCCACTTGGTACGCCTCTTTGCCCCATTTTACTTTAACTTAAAACGACGGAAAAAACATGATTTTGATTGAAAACGTTGTACTTATGGATGATGAGGTTAGaaagatgaacaaaaaaaattcgaatatttGGCCTACCTTTGTATTGTGGCATGCTTTTACGGTatggaaaattgaagaaaaaagctgtttcaatattttctaatacaGTTGACACAATAGTTTTACTGAAACTGATTATAAATCCTATAAAAGTTCAAAGTTTTGGTGAGATGTAGTTAAAACTTGAAAGTCACTTTTCGAAAGTGACAGTGAAGAATTGTGATTTGAAGTTTAACATAATATGATTTGTTGTCAAAACAACTGTTGTAACGTCAGTAAGAGTGCGCAGAAAATACCTAAttaataaacttaataataatacttaGCGCTTATCATATTGTTGTTGTGCAATGATAGTcactaaacattttatttcaagtCTCAATTATGTACTCGTATTAAAATTTGCTCACACCCTTAATTGATATGTTTTGACTTTGCTAAGTAAACTTAATATTAGTATTTCACATTTCCAATCCAATTTCACACATGTTGTAAAATcgaataattataaattacataTAAGGTTATTTCGTGTATGATAAAACTGCGTAATATAGATATATTTCTATAACTTTTTAAtccttataaatttattacatatcACAGAAAATCTCGCATATACATGACGTCAGACACCAAATACAATCAGTGTCAACTTTCATGGAGATCATAAACGTCAAATGCTTGACAAGACGATTCTACAAGAAAAACAAGTGAAAGTTGGATTTGCTACCAACTACCGATTTGCAAaactagataaaaaaaaccgcCTTTGCCTTTCCCATTGAATAATCCGCGTTGTTACCGTGTTTTCCCAGTCGCAACAATGtatatttccatcatttcctGTGTTTCTAAACTCTACTAGACCCCTGAACATTATCAATTAGGCAGAAAAACTCTTGTGATTGTAGTGTGATGTTCCTTTGTTGTGACAGTTGAATGTGTGAAAAACTTGAGGAAAATGGGCAACTGTTTCAGTAACCCTTCAACTGCTGAAAGACAAGACCGGAATAGAGGCCCAGTAGTGCCACCTGATGAAGCTATTCAGCCTGTGAATTCAGCCCAACCCACTCCACCTATTGAGGTAGTAAGACCAACAGTAGCAAGCCCAGAACCTGAACAGCCCATTAGTGCTAGAACGGAAAGGACTTTCATTGCTTTATATGACTATGATGCAAGAACTGATGAGGACTTAAGTTTTCGTAAAGGGGAACATTTGGAGATTTTAAATGACACACAAGGAGATTGGTGGTTGGCCCGGAGCAAGAGGACAAGGCAGGAGGGGTACATTCCATCAAATTATGTGGCTATACTGAAGAGTATTGAAGCTGAACCGTAAGTTGAAACTTATTTCATTTGTTTGTGTTGCAAAacattatatatttaattagtgACTTGGTTTTATATATTATCATTTGATGATATGAGTACCACTATGTAATTATGAAATAGTTACGGGAAGGAAACTAAAATAATGTGCACTGCACACCTAGAACAGCAAATATCTATACTTATTTTTCCACAAACTAGGTATATTTACTTAAGAGCTTTGTCCTCAAAACAAGGGGATCACTACAGAACATATACTGATACATCTGAAATTCTGCTGTAAAACTATGGGTTTAGTTCTGTTTTGGGCTTATCAATAAGTTAACACAGGGTTACTCatatagaatttattttttacttatcaATTACTAATCACTTATCATCAAGCTTATTATTAAACTTATTATTATCTCAATCAAGACTTAgggttgaaaaaaatcatgattttttaaaattatttttataatatgttGGCATTCATAGCCAGAACTTCACTATTaaatccaatatttttttctaatacatTAAGTTTTGAAGTCTGTTTTTCTGTATTGCTCACCTCTTCTCAattatttactattttaaaagttacaattacccaataattttttttagcacaGAAACAAAAGAATTCATCCTCTACAAATCTAACTTCAGATATGAAGCTTAGTCTAATGAAgtaaaaaactagaaaaaaattaaatttttagtctcataaataattttgtatgtCCTTGAACAAGTTTAAAATGTTCTTCATAATTTAACTTCT encodes:
- the Usp14 gene encoding ubiquitin carboxyl-terminal hydrolase 14; this translates as MPQYKVKVKWGKEAYQVEVNTDEPPELFKGQIFTLTGVLPERQKLMIKGVTLKNDSWDNFKLKDNVTVLLVGSKEEDVPKEPVEKTVFVEDMNESELATALDLPAGLINLGNTCYMNATVQCLKTVPELREALQNYQEGVAVAGGVIPAQSMTAALRDLYSTMDKGHTVPPIVLLQVLHMAFPRFAEKTEHGGFAQQDANEFWTELVRMLQQKLPSKSSNSESSQQKFKSIVDQYFGGTLEVELKCDEAPEEPAAKNQEQFLQLSCFMSTDVRYMQSGLKSKMQEQITKKSLMLDRDAVYTKTSKISRLPAYLTIQFVRFFYKEKGSINAKVLRDVKFPMEFDAFDLCTPELHEKLAPARSKFKELEDALVDATKEKREVDTKQKEVKNYAPYWFEDDLGSNNSGYYTLQAVLTHKGRSSSSGHYVGWIKIAGEKWVKCDDDTVTPVTEEEILKLSGGGDWHCAYVLLYGPRLLEIKSDEMKLDE